The DNA segment CGCGTCGCGCCAGGCAAGGCGGGCCGTGTGGGCCTTCATCTCCATGTCGGCGATCTTGAACTGGATGGCCTGGTTGGCGCCGATGGGGCGGCCGAAGGCGTGGCGTTCCTTGGCGTACTTCACCGACTCGTCCACACAGCCCTGCGCCAGGCCCGTCGCGAGTGCCGCGATGGCGATGCGGCCCTCGTCCAGGATGCGCAGGAACTGGGCGTACCCGCGGCCCTCCTCGCCCAGGAGGTTGGCCGCCGGGACGCGGACGTCGGCGAAGGACAGCTCACGGGTGTCGGAGGCGTTCCAGCCGACCTTGGAGTAGGGGGCCGCGACCGTGAAACCGGGCGTGCCGGACGGGACGATGATGGACGAGATGAGCGGCTTGCCGTCCGGCTTGCGGCCCGTCACCGCCGTGACCGTGACCAGGCCGGTGACGTCCGTGCCGGAGTTGGTGATGAAGCACTTGGTGCCGTTGATCACCCACTCGTTCGTCGACTCGTCCAGGCGGGCCGTGGTGCGCGTCGCGCCCGCGTCCGAGCCGCCGTCGGGCTCGGTCAGGCCGAAGGCGCCGAGCATCTCGCCGGAGCAGAGGCGGGGAAGCCACTCCCGCTTCTGGGCGTCCGTGCCGAAGAGGTGGATCGGCATCGCGCCGAGGGAGACGCCCGCTTCGAGCGTGATGGCGACCGAGGAGTCCACGCGGGCGAGCTCCTCCAGCGCGATGCCGAGCGCCAGGTAGTCACCGCCCATGCCGCCGTACTCCTCGGGGAACGGCAGGCCGAACAGGCCCATGCGGCCCATCTCCCGCACGATCTCGTACGGGAACTCATGGCGCTCGTAGAAGTCGCCGATCTTGGGCGCCACGACATCGTGGGCGAACGCCTCCACCGTGCGGCGGAGTTCCTCCAGTTCGAGGGAGAGACGGTGGTCCATGGCTGTTCACTGCTCCTTGTGGGACAGGGCTCGTACGGTGCGGGAAGGGCTGGGTCGGCCCAGTTGCTCGGCCATCCACGCGCTTGTGGCGACTAGGCGGTCGAGGTCGACTCCGGTGTCGATGCCGAGGCCCCGCAGCATCCACACGAGGTCTTCGGTGGCGAGGTTGCCGGTGGCGGACTTGGCGTAGGGGCAGCCGCCGAGGCCGCCGGCGGAGGCGTCGACGGTGGTGACGCCGTGTTCCAGGGCGGCGTAGGTGTTGGCCAGCGCCTGGCCGTAGGTGTCGTGGAAGTGGACGCCGATGACGTTCGTGGGGACGCCCTCCTCGTTCAGCATGGAGAGGAGTTCCAGCACATGTCCGGGCGTGGCGACGCCGATCGTGTCGCCCAGGCTGAGTTCGTCGCAGCCCATGTCCCGCAGCGCCCTGCACACGCGGACCACCTGGTGGATCGGGACCGCGCCCTCCCAAGGGTCGCCGAAGCACATGGAGACATAGCCGCGGACATGGACGTGCTCGGCCTTGGCGCGGGCCACGACCGGCTCGAACACCGCCAGTGACTCGTCGAGCGTCCGGTTGAGGTTGGCCTTGGCGAAGGACTCCGTGGCGCTGGCGAAGACGGCGACCCGGCGGGCGCCGAGGGCCAGGGCACGGTCCAGGCCGCGGTCGTTGGGGACCAGCACGGGGAGCGCCACCGGGAGGTCGCTGACGAGCGGGAACAGTTCTTCCGCGTCGGCCAGTTGGGGCACCCACTTGGGGTGGACGAAGCTGGTGGCCTCGATCGTCGTCAGCCCCGCCTCGGCGAGGCGGCGCACGAACTCCGCCTTGACCTCGGTCGGCACGGTCGACTTCTCGTTCTGCAGGCCGTCGCGCGCGCCGACCTCGTGGATGCGGACCCGGGCGGGCAGGTCCGCGGCAGGCACCGTCATGGGCAGCGTCATCGGTCCTCCTCCACCGGGGTGATGACCGCCAGGACCTGGTCCATGGCGACCGTCGTGCCGGGTGTGACGTCCAGTTCGGCGACCGTGCCGGCGTGCGGGGCGGAGATGACGTGCTCCATCTTCATCGCCTCGACGACCAGCAGGCTCTGCCCGGCGGCCACTTCGTCCCCCACGGCCACCTTCACGACGGTGACCGTCCCCGGCATCGGCGCGGTGAGGGAGTCGGCGCCGGAGTGCGCGGCTCCGGTCAGGGACGCGGCGACCGGGTCGTGGTCGCGCACGTGCCAGGCGTCGCCGTCCCGGCCCAGCCAGGTGCCGTCCGGCAGGGCGGCGAGCTCGAAGGTGTGCCGGACGCCGTCCAGGGTCACCGACACCCGACCGCCCGCGACGGTGGCGGAGCCGCGCGGGGCGTACTCCACCGGGTCCTGCACCCGCAGCGGGAATCCGACGGGCTTCGGGGTCCCGCCGAGCCGCCAGCCGCTCGGCACCGAGAACGGATCCGTCCAGCCGCCGCCCGCCGGCTGCAGCGCCTCCAGCCGTACGGCCGCCGCCGCCTCGTAGACCTCGTCGGGTACGTCCGTGCCGACCAGATCGTCCACCACGCGCTCGACCAGCCCGGTGTCCAACTCGCCCGTCACGACCGCCGGATGCGCGAGCAGCCGCCGCAGGAACCCGGCGTTCGTCTGCACGCCCAGCGTGACCGTCTGAGCGAGAGCCGCCCGGAGCTTGCGCAGCGCCGTGGCGCGGTCGGGGCCGTACGCGATCACCTTGGACAGCATCGGGTCGTACAGGCTGCCGACCTCGGTGCCCTCGCTGAGTCCGGAGTCGGTGCGGATGCCGTCGCCCTGGGGCTCGCGCAGCTTGAGGACCGTGCCGCCCGAGGGGAGGAACCCGCGCGCGGGGTCCTCGGCACAGATGCGGGCCTCTACCGCGTGCCCGGTGAGGCGTACGTCCTCCTGCGCGAAGGCCAGCGGCTCGCCCGCCGCCACCCGCAGCTGCCACTCCACCAGGTCCAGGCCGGTGATGAGCTCGGTGACCGGGTGCTCGACCTGGAGGCGGGTGTTCATCTCCATGAAGTAGTACGAGGACGGGTCGCTGCCCGGCACGATGAACTCCACCGTGCCCGCGCCCCGGTACCCGCAGGAGCGGGCCGCCTGCACGGCCGCCTCGCCCATCGCCGCCCGGGTCGCCTCGTCGAGCAGCACACTGGGCGCCTCCTCGATGATCTTCTGGTGCCGGCGCTGGAGGGAGCACTCGCGCTCCCCGAGGTGGACCACGTGCCCGTGGCCGTCGGCCAGGACCTGGATCTCGATGTGCCGGGGCCGGTCGATCCACCGCTCGACGAGGAGCGTGTCGTCACCGAAGGAGGCGCGGGCCTCACGGCGGGCGGCGGCGATCTCGTCGCCCAGCACGGCCGCGTCCCGCACCAGCCGCATGCCCTTGCCGCCACCGCCGGCCGACGGCTTGAGCAGCACGGGCATGCCGATCTCGCGGGCGGCGTCGGCGAGTTGGGTGTCCGTGAGCCCGCTGCCGCTGGAGCCCGGGACGACCGGGACGCCGGCCGCCTTCACCGTCTCCTTGGCCCGGATCTTGTCGCCCATCAGCGAGATGGCGTCGGCGGGCGGTCCGATGAAGACCAGCCCGGCGTCGGCGCAGGCGCGCGCGAAGCCGGCGTTCTCCGCGAGGAAGCCGTAACCCGGGTGGACGGCCTGGGCGCCGGTGCGGGCCGCCGCCTCCAGCAGTCGCTCCACGGACAGATAGCTCTCGGCCGCCGGCGCCGGACCGATCCGTACCGCCGTGTCGGCCTCCCGGACATGGCGGGCGTCGGCGTCCGCGTCGGAGAAGACGGCCACCGAGCGCACGCCCAGCGAGCGGAGCGTACGGATCACGCGGACGGCGATCTCGCCCCGGTTGGCCACGAGGACCGTGTCGAACATGGTCTGCGTCATCTGCACAGTCCCCCTCACATCCGGAAGACGCCGAACTGGGGGTCACCCAGGGGCGCGTTGGCACAGGCGGTCAGGGCGAGGCCCAGCACCTGACGGGTCTCCAGCGGGTCGATCACGCCGTCGTCCCAGAGGCGGGCCGTCGCGTAGTAGGCGTTGCCCTGGCGCTCGTACTGCTCCCGGATCGGGGCCTTGAACGCGTCCTCGTCCGTGGCCGCCCAGTCCTCGCCCCGCGCCTCCAGCTGGTCCCGCTTGACGGTCGCGAGGACGGAGGCGGCCTGTTCGCCGCCCATGACGGAGATCTTGGCGCCCGGCCACATCCACAGGAAGCGGGGGGAGTAGGCGCGGCCGCACATCGAGTAGTTCCCGGCGCCGTACGACCCGCCGACCACCACCGTCAGCTTCGGCACGCGCGTGCAGGCCACCGCCGTGACCATCTTGGCGCCGTGCTTGGCGATGCCGCCCGCCTCGTAGTCCTTGCCGACCATGAAGCCGGAGATGTTCTGCAGGAAGACCAGCGGGATGCCGCGCTGGTCGCACAGCTCGATGAAGTGGGCGCCCTTCTGGGCGGACTCGGAGAACAGGATGCCGTTGTTGGCGACGATGCCGACCGGGTGGCCGTGGATACGGGCGAAGCCGGTGACGAGGGTCTGGCCGAACTCGGACTTGAACTCCGAGAAACGGGAGCCGTCGGCCACGCGCGCGATGATCTCGCGTACGTCGTAGGGAGTGCGGGAGTCGACGGGTACCGCGCCGTAGAGTCCGTACGGGTCGACCTTCGGTTCCGTGGCGGGAGTGACCTCCCAGGGGAGGCTGCCGCGCGCGGGGAGCGTCGCGACGATGTTCCGCACGATCCGCAGCGCGTGGGGGTCGTCCTCGGCGAGGTGGTCGGTCACGCCGGACACCCGGGAGTGGACCTCACCGCCGCCCAGCTCCTCCGCCGTGACGACCTCACCGGTGGCGGCCTTCACCAGCGGGGGGCCGCCGAGGAAGATCGTGCCCTGGTTGCGGACGATGACGGCCTCGTCGCTCATGGCGGGCACATAGGCGCCGCCCGCGGTGCACGAGCCCAGCACGGCGGCGATCTGCGGGATGCCGGCGCCCGACATGCGGGCCTGGTTGTAGAAGATCCGCCCGAAGTGCTCCCGGTCCGGGAAGACCTCGTCCTGCATGGGCAGGAAGGCGCCGCCGGAGTCGACGAGGTAGAGACACGGCAGGCGGTTCTCCAGGGCCACCTCCTGCGCGCGCAGGTGCTTCTTCACGGTCATCGGGTAGTACGTCCCGCCCTTGACCGTGGCGTCGTTGGCCACGATCACGCACTCGCGCCCGCTGACCCTCCCGATCCCGGCGATGACGCCGGCGGCCGGGGCCTGCCCGTCGTACATGCCGTCGGCGGCGAGCGCAGCGAGCTCCAGGAAGGGTGAGCCGGGGTCGAGGAGGGTGTCCACGCGGTCGCGCGGCAGCAGCTTTCCGCGCGCGGTGTGCCGGTCGCGCGCCTTCTCGCCGCCTCCCAGCCGGGCGGCGGCGAGCTTGCCGCGCAGCTCCTCCACGAGCGCCCGGTGGGCCTCCTCGTTGGCTTGCCAGGCCTGAGACGCGGGATCTGCCGCGCTCGCAAGCTCCGGTGCCTCGTGCATCGTGCGGTCCCCTCACCCAGTGGTCGACCAGTTAATGAGCGTTAACGCATTTCCTTCAGGTTAACGACCGCTAACCTCCCTGTCTAGAATTGCTTCCATGGCCACCAGAACCGACGCCCCGACCCGCCGCGAACAGATCCTCAAGGAGGCCGCGCGGCTCTTCGCCGAGCGTGGATTCCACGGCGTCGGTGTCGACGAGATAGGCGCCGCCGTGGGCATCAGCGGCCCCGGTCTCTACCGGCACTTCGCCGGCAAGGACGCGATGCTCGCCGAGCTGCTGGTCGGCATCAGCGGCCAGCTGCTGACCGGCGCGAAGCGGCGCCTCGCGGAGGCCGACGGCGTGCCGCCGGAGGCGGTGCTCGACTCGCTCATCGAGGGCCACATCGACTTCGCCCTCGACGACCGGCCCCTCATCACCCTGCACGACCGCGAGCTGGACCGCCTGCGCGACAGCGACCGCAAGCTCGTACGGCAGCTCCAGCGGCAGTACGTCGAGCTGTGGGTGGAGGTGGTGCGCAAGGTGTACCCGGACCTCACGGAGCCGACGGCCCGGTCGGCCGTGCACTCGGTGTTCGGGCTGCTGAACTCGACGCCGCACCTGGGGCGCTCGGGGTCGCTGCCGGGGCGGGGAGTCACGGCGGTGCTGCTGCACCGGATGGCGCGGGGGGCGTTCGGGGCGGCCGGGATGGAGTGAGCCGTACGGCTGCCGGTGCTATCCCTCGGCCGGGGCGCTCAGGTGACGCAGTACGGCGAGGACGCGGCGGCTGTATCCGGTCGTGCCGGTCAGGCCGAACTTGTCGAAGATCGCGTTGGTGTGCTTCTCGACCGCGCTCTGTGAGACGTAGAGCTGCTGCGCGATGGCCGCGTTGGTGCAGCCCTGCGCCATCAGCGCCAGGACGTCGCGCTCCCGGGGCGTGAGCCCGTGCAGCGGGTCGGTGCGGGCGCCGCGGGCGAGGAGCCGCCGGACCACCTCGGGGTCGAAGGCGGTGCCGCCGGCGCCCACGCGCTCCAGGGCGGCGAGAAACTCCTCCACCTGCATGACCCGGTCCTTGAGCAGGTACCCGACGCCCTCGCTGCTGCCGCCGAGCAGCTCGGTGGCGTAGCGGCGCTCGACGTACTGCGACAGCACCAGCACGGCCGTACCGGGATGCCGCTCACGGATCCGCAGCGCGGCGCGCAGCCCCTCGTCGGTGTGCGTGGGCGGCATCCGGACATCCACCACGACGATGTCGGGCGGCTCGGCCGCCACCGCCACCAGCAACGCCTCCGCGTCCCCCACGGCCGCCGCCACGACATGCCCCTCCTCGGCGAGCAGCCGCACGAGGCCCTCTCTCAGCAGTGCCGAGTCCTCGGCGATCATGACGCGCATGGGAGCTCCGCGGTGATGAGGGTGGGGCCGCCGGGTGGGCTGTCGATGGTCAGGTGGCCGTCCAGGGCGGCGATGCGGCGGGAGAGGCCGAGGAGGCCGCCGGTGGTGGGGTGGCGGGGGGCGCCGCCGGTGCCGTTGTCCTCGATGTGGATCACGATGCCGTCGTGTCGTCCGGTCACCCGGATCGCTGCCCGGGTCGCGCCCGAGTGTTTCAGGGTGTTGGTGACGGCTTCGGCGGCCACGAAGTACGCGACCGTCTGTACGGGGACCGGGGGCGGGGTGCCGTCGAGGCCGTACGTCACCTCGACGGGCAGGACCGAGCGCTCCGCGAGTCCCTCCAGGGCCGCGGCCAGCCCGCGCTCGTCCAGGGCGGCGGGGTAGATCCGCCAGGCCGTCTCGCGCAGCTCCGTCAGTGCGTGGGCGGACTCCTCGTGGGCCTGGCGCAGGAGCGCGTCCGCCTTGGCGGGGTCGGTCGTGCGCAGGGCCCGGCCCAGCAGCATGCCCAGGGCGACCAGGCGCTGCTGCACGCCGTCGTGCAGGTCGCGCTCGATGCGCCGCCGTTCGTCGTGCACGGCCTGCATCACCCCGGCCCGGGTCTCGGCCAGTTCACCGACCCGGCGCCGCAGCAGCTCCGTCTCGCTGGGGCCGAGATGCCGCCGGGCCAGCTGCTCGTCCAGCTGCGCCAGCCCGCGTCCGCCCTGTGCGCACAGGAACAGGAGGAAGACGCCGCCCAGCCCGGACAGCGCGACGGTGCCGAGGTGGTCGGGGTCCATCACGAACCAGGCCCACACCAGCAAGGACGCGTAGGCGAGCCCGACCAGCGAGGTCAGCAGCACCAGCAGCCCGAACAGGCCGAGCGGCCAGCGTGCCGCCACGTACCCGTACGCCGCCCTTCCGGTGCGCGGCGGGTCCAGCTCGACGGCGTGGAAGACCGCGAGGCGGCGCCGCTCCAGGGCGGCGAGGCGCAGCGCGCTCGCGGGGACGGGGGAAGGGC comes from the Streptomyces sp. NBC_00443 genome and includes:
- a CDS encoding carboxyl transferase domain-containing protein, whose amino-acid sequence is MHEAPELASAADPASQAWQANEEAHRALVEELRGKLAAARLGGGEKARDRHTARGKLLPRDRVDTLLDPGSPFLELAALAADGMYDGQAPAAGVIAGIGRVSGRECVIVANDATVKGGTYYPMTVKKHLRAQEVALENRLPCLYLVDSGGAFLPMQDEVFPDREHFGRIFYNQARMSGAGIPQIAAVLGSCTAGGAYVPAMSDEAVIVRNQGTIFLGGPPLVKAATGEVVTAEELGGGEVHSRVSGVTDHLAEDDPHALRIVRNIVATLPARGSLPWEVTPATEPKVDPYGLYGAVPVDSRTPYDVREIIARVADGSRFSEFKSEFGQTLVTGFARIHGHPVGIVANNGILFSESAQKGAHFIELCDQRGIPLVFLQNISGFMVGKDYEAGGIAKHGAKMVTAVACTRVPKLTVVVGGSYGAGNYSMCGRAYSPRFLWMWPGAKISVMGGEQAASVLATVKRDQLEARGEDWAATDEDAFKAPIREQYERQGNAYYATARLWDDGVIDPLETRQVLGLALTACANAPLGDPQFGVFRM
- a CDS encoding acetyl/propionyl/methylcrotonyl-CoA carboxylase subunit alpha, with the translated sequence MFDTVLVANRGEIAVRVIRTLRSLGVRSVAVFSDADADARHVREADTAVRIGPAPAAESYLSVERLLEAAARTGAQAVHPGYGFLAENAGFARACADAGLVFIGPPADAISLMGDKIRAKETVKAAGVPVVPGSSGSGLTDTQLADAAREIGMPVLLKPSAGGGGKGMRLVRDAAVLGDEIAAARREARASFGDDTLLVERWIDRPRHIEIQVLADGHGHVVHLGERECSLQRRHQKIIEEAPSVLLDEATRAAMGEAAVQAARSCGYRGAGTVEFIVPGSDPSSYYFMEMNTRLQVEHPVTELITGLDLVEWQLRVAAGEPLAFAQEDVRLTGHAVEARICAEDPARGFLPSGGTVLKLREPQGDGIRTDSGLSEGTEVGSLYDPMLSKVIAYGPDRATALRKLRAALAQTVTLGVQTNAGFLRRLLAHPAVVTGELDTGLVERVVDDLVGTDVPDEVYEAAAAVRLEALQPAGGGWTDPFSVPSGWRLGGTPKPVGFPLRVQDPVEYAPRGSATVAGGRVSVTLDGVRHTFELAALPDGTWLGRDGDAWHVRDHDPVAASLTGAAHSGADSLTAPMPGTVTVVKVAVGDEVAAGQSLLVVEAMKMEHVISAPHAGTVAELDVTPGTTVAMDQVLAVITPVEEDR
- a CDS encoding sensor histidine kinase codes for the protein MIGFTERWLRLAVGLLLGGLTAVAELVCVLGGRVRRPLTRRPSPVPASALRLAALERRRLAVFHAVELDPPRTGRAAYGYVAARWPLGLFGLLVLLTSLVGLAYASLLVWAWFVMDPDHLGTVALSGLGGVFLLFLCAQGGRGLAQLDEQLARRHLGPSETELLRRRVGELAETRAGVMQAVHDERRRIERDLHDGVQQRLVALGMLLGRALRTTDPAKADALLRQAHEESAHALTELRETAWRIYPAALDERGLAAALEGLAERSVLPVEVTYGLDGTPPPVPVQTVAYFVAAEAVTNTLKHSGATRAAIRVTGRHDGIVIHIEDNGTGGAPRHPTTGGLLGLSRRIAALDGHLTIDSPPGGPTLITAELPCAS
- a CDS encoding acyl-CoA dehydrogenase family protein codes for the protein MDHRLSLELEELRRTVEAFAHDVVAPKIGDFYERHEFPYEIVREMGRMGLFGLPFPEEYGGMGGDYLALGIALEELARVDSSVAITLEAGVSLGAMPIHLFGTDAQKREWLPRLCSGEMLGAFGLTEPDGGSDAGATRTTARLDESTNEWVINGTKCFITNSGTDVTGLVTVTAVTGRKPDGKPLISSIIVPSGTPGFTVAAPYSKVGWNASDTRELSFADVRVPAANLLGEEGRGYAQFLRILDEGRIAIAALATGLAQGCVDESVKYAKERHAFGRPIGANQAIQFKIADMEMKAHTARLAWRDAASRLVSGEPFKKEAALAKLYSSTIAVDNARDATQVHGGYGFMNEYPVARMWRDSKILEIGEGTSEVQRMLIARELGLVG
- a CDS encoding SACE_7040 family transcriptional regulator, whose amino-acid sequence is MATRTDAPTRREQILKEAARLFAERGFHGVGVDEIGAAVGISGPGLYRHFAGKDAMLAELLVGISGQLLTGAKRRLAEADGVPPEAVLDSLIEGHIDFALDDRPLITLHDRELDRLRDSDRKLVRQLQRQYVELWVEVVRKVYPDLTEPTARSAVHSVFGLLNSTPHLGRSGSLPGRGVTAVLLHRMARGAFGAAGME
- a CDS encoding hydroxymethylglutaryl-CoA lyase is translated as MTLPMTVPAADLPARVRIHEVGARDGLQNEKSTVPTEVKAEFVRRLAEAGLTTIEATSFVHPKWVPQLADAEELFPLVSDLPVALPVLVPNDRGLDRALALGARRVAVFASATESFAKANLNRTLDESLAVFEPVVARAKAEHVHVRGYVSMCFGDPWEGAVPIHQVVRVCRALRDMGCDELSLGDTIGVATPGHVLELLSMLNEEGVPTNVIGVHFHDTYGQALANTYAALEHGVTTVDASAGGLGGCPYAKSATGNLATEDLVWMLRGLGIDTGVDLDRLVATSAWMAEQLGRPSPSRTVRALSHKEQ
- a CDS encoding response regulator transcription factor; its protein translation is MRVMIAEDSALLREGLVRLLAEEGHVVAAAVGDAEALLVAVAAEPPDIVVVDVRMPPTHTDEGLRAALRIRERHPGTAVLVLSQYVERRYATELLGGSSEGVGYLLKDRVMQVEEFLAALERVGAGGTAFDPEVVRRLLARGARTDPLHGLTPRERDVLALMAQGCTNAAIAQQLYVSQSAVEKHTNAIFDKFGLTGTTGYSRRVLAVLRHLSAPAEG